Genomic DNA from Halomonas sp. BDJS001:
CTGCAATCCACCTGTGCACCGACAAATGACAATTTGATGGAGTTGATTCTGATGGTCGACGCCCTGCGTCGCGCCTCGGCAACTCGCATCACAGCGGTACTGCCTTACTTTGGCTATGCCCGCCAGGATCGCCGCGTGCGCTCCGCACGGGTGCCGATTTCCGCTAAAGTAGTGGCGGATATGATGGTTAAAGCGGGCGTTGACCGTGTAATGACCATGGATCTACACGCAGACCAGATCCAAGGCTTCTTTGATGTCCCGGTCGACAACGTCTACGGCTCCCCCATTCTGCTTGATGACATTGAACGTCAGAATTACAGCGACCTTGTGGTCGTTTCTCCTGATGTAGGCGGTGTGGTTCGCGCTCGAGCCATCGCCAAACAGCTGAATGCCGATCTTGCCATTATCGACAAGCGTCGCCCCCAGGCTAACCAAGCCCAGGTGATGCACATCATTGGCGAGATTGAAGGCCGCACCTGTGTTGTGGTTGACGATATGATCGATACCGCAGGCACGCTGTGCAAAGCCGGTGAAGCGCTTAAAGACCACGGCGCTAAGCGCGTAGTGGCCTATGCGACACACCCGATTTTGTCCGGCCCAGCGGTCGACAATATTACTAACTCCGTACTGGATGAAGTGGTGGTGACCGACACCATCCCGCTATCTGACGTTGCTCGTCGGAGCGGAAAAATTCGCCAGTTGAGCGTTGCAGGCCTGATAGCGGAAGCGATTCGCCGGGTCAGCAATGAAGAATCTGTCAGCGCGATGTTCCACTAATTCGCTGACGATAAAGCCCCCCTTTTGGGGCCACGGAAGCGCTGTCGTCTGGTCGCGGTCGGCAGCGTATTCCTTACTTTAACTAAGAGGCAATTCCATGTCTGATTTTATCCTGAAAGCCAGCGTTCGTAACGACCTGGGGAAAGGTGCGAGCCGCCGCCTGCGTCGTGCGAACCAGCAAGTGCCAGCCGTTGTATACGGTGGCGAAAAAGGCGCGCAGTCCATCGCTGTTGAAAAAACCGCTTTCTACAAAGCGATTGAAGATGAGTCTTTCTTCTCTTCCGTCATCAAACTGATGATCGAAGGCAAAGAAGAGCAAGTGGTTGTTCGTGACCTGCAGCGTCACCCCTTCAAGCCGCTGCTGACCCACGCCGACTTCCTGCGCGT
This window encodes:
- a CDS encoding ribose-phosphate pyrophosphokinase, whose amino-acid sequence is MSKLMVFAGNANPALAQKIAESLDSRMGNATVGQFSDGEIAVEINENVRGKDVFILQSTCAPTNDNLMELILMVDALRRASATRITAVLPYFGYARQDRRVRSARVPISAKVVADMMVKAGVDRVMTMDLHADQIQGFFDVPVDNVYGSPILLDDIERQNYSDLVVVSPDVGGVVRARAIAKQLNADLAIIDKRRPQANQAQVMHIIGEIEGRTCVVVDDMIDTAGTLCKAGEALKDHGAKRVVAYATHPILSGPAVDNITNSVLDEVVVTDTIPLSDVARRSGKIRQLSVAGLIAEAIRRVSNEESVSAMFH